The genomic stretch TTTATTTTTATTGTGCGAATATTGTGCGAAAAATCATTTTTTACAAAAGGGGTAGAGCACAATTTGAAAATAACATATTTTTCTAACAGTCAAAAGTTTTTATATGATTTTCAGCATATAATAAGGGCATTTTACCCTGGTGCGGAGGTAAAATTTGGTCATGGCGGAGACATTCATCTTGAGGCGTATTTTGAAGAAATGAGAGTATTTTTAAAACTCCAAACACGGGATAAAACAATTCAAAAAGATTTTATTCTTGTGTATGATGAACACGAGTCAAAGAGGATATTTGGAAGAAACCTTTATGACCTTTTAAGACAGGAGACAAAAAAAGATCTTCCATGGGGGATCTTAACAGGAATAAGACCCACAAAGATTGTCTACCCCTTGTTGGAACAGGGATTGAAAGAGGAAGAGATATACAAGTTCCTGCAAGAAGGATATTATATTTCTGATAAAAAATCAAAGCTTCTTTTAAGGGTTGCAAGGAATGAAATTAACATTTTGAATAAACTTGAGCCTTCTTCAGCTTGTTTGTACATAGGTATTCCAATATGCCCGACTAAGTGTCTTTACTGTTCTTTTTCATGCCACGAGATGACAAGGCAGATAAAAAGTTTATTAGGAATGTATACAGATAGCATTATCTGTGAACTTGAAAAGACATATCAGAAAATAGATGAAAATAAAAATAGAATTGTTGCAATCTATTTTGGCGGTGGAAGTCCTGCAGTGTTAGGGATAGAAAATATAAAAAAGATTTTCACAAATCTGTTTGATAACCTTGAAAAAAACTGTATTCAAGAGATTACATTTGAAGCAGGAAGACCCGATACAATTAGCGAAGATTTATTGGAGTATTTAGCTGAGCTTAATCGATATTTAAATATCAGGCTTTGTATAAACCCTCAAACTTCGAATGACAACACTTTGAAAATAATAGGCAGGAATCACACATTTGAGGACATAAAAAAGGCATTTGCATTGACGCAGGAATATGGTTTTAATAATATAAACAGTGATGTGATTTTAGGGCTTCCTGGTGAGAATGAAAATGATTATAAAAAGACAATTGATGATGTTTTAAAACTTTCACCTGCTTCAATTACCGTTCACACACTTTCAATAAAAAGGGCAAGCCTTTTGAGATTCAAATGGAATGAATATAAATTTATGGATGAAGAGACTGTAAACAACCTTCTTGACTGGACACAATATGTTTTAGAAGAACACGGTTATATCCCATATTACATGTATAGGCAGAAAAATATGATAGGAAATTTTGAGAATGTTGGATACTGCAAAAGGGGATTTGAAGGGCTTTACAATGTGATGATAATGCAGGAAAAACATAATATCTATGCATGTGGCGCAAAAGCTGTGTCAAAGTTTGTGTATGAAGGAGACAGGATAGAAAGAGTTTTTAATCCTGCTGACATAAAGCTTTACATTTCAAGGATTCTGAATGTTGATATTTGAAAAAAGGGGAGTGACTTTTTGCTTTCCCAACAGCTTTTAAAAAGCTGCAGAATATGTCCGCGCGAATGTGGTGTAAATCGTATTGAAGGTGAGAGTGGTTTTTGTAAAATTGCAGGTGGTATAAAGGTTGCCAAAGCTTTTTTGCATTTTTGGGAAGAACCATGTATCTCGGGCAAAAACGGGTCTGGCACAGTATTTTTTTCTGGGTGCAATATGGGCTGTGTATTTTGCCAAAATTACGAGATAAGCCAGATGAGGTTTGGAGCATTCATAGATGTAAATAAACTTGCTACTATCTTTTTAAACCTTCAGGCAAAAAGTGCTCATAATATTAACCTTGTGACGCCAACCATTTATGTTCCATATATAATTGAGGCAATTGATATTGCAAGGAAAAATGGTCTTAGAGTTCCCATTGTGTACAACACATCTTCGTATGAAAAACCAGAGACCATAGAGCTCTTGAAAGGATATGTGGATATATTCTTGCCAGACCTTAAATATTTTGATGATGAAATTGCCCAAAAATACTCCAATGCTCCTCAGTATTTTGAATTTGCCTCAAAGTCAATATTAAAAATGTTTGAACTTGTTGGAGATGTTGTAATAGAAAATGGTATAATGAAAAGAGGTGTTATAATTCGCCATTTGGTACTTCCAATGCACGCAAATGATTCTATAAAGGTTTTGAGCTGGATTAAGGATAACTTGAAAGGCAAAGTTATGCTGAGCCTTATGAGCCAGTATTATCCAATGTACAAAGCAAAGGAATTCAAAGAAATTTCAAGAAGGATTACAACAAGAGAATATCAGAAGGTTGTCAACTTTGCGCTCGAAAATGGTCTTGACTATGGATACATTCAGGACAAAGAAGTGGCAACAGACAAATACATCTCCGAATTTGACTTAGAAGACATATGAAAATTACAAGAGAGGAAGGGCACTTAAAAATGATAAAGACACTTATTGTGTTTGGGACAAGACCTGAGGCAATAAAAATGGCACCGCTTGTAAAAGAATTACAGGAAGATTCTAATTTTGATGTTAAAGTATGTGTCACAGCACAGCACAGACAGATGCTTGACCAGGTACTTGAGATTTTTGATATAAAGCCTGATTATGACCTTGACATAATGAAATACAACCAAAGCTTATTTTCTATAACTTCTGATGTGCTTTTGAGATTTGAAAAGGTTTTGGAGAAAGAAAGACCAGACATTGTGCTTGTCCATGGCGACACAACAACCACATTTGCATCAGCACTTGCAAGTTTTTATTTTAAAACAAAGGTAGGACATGTTGAGGCGGGTTTGAGAACATATAACAAATATTCACCTTTTCCAGAAGAGATGAACAGAAAGCTCACGGCAGCGCTGTGCGACCTTCATTTTGCCCCCACAAAAAAGGCGAAGTTAAATTTGATGGCAGAAGGTGTAAAAGAAGAAACCATCTTTGTAACAGGTAACACAGTGATTGATGCACTCAAAATTACTGTTAAGTCAGATTATGTTTTCAAGGAAGAAAGCCTAAACAATATAGAGTTTTCAAAAAGGATAATTCTACTCACTGCCCACAGAAGAGAAAACTTTGGGAAACCGCTTGAGAATATTTTTGAGGCTGTCCTGACAATTGCAAATGAGTTTGACGATGTAGTTTTTGTATATCCTGTACATCTAAATCCTAATGTCAAAAATGTTGCTCACAAGATTTTAAAAGATAATCCAAGGATAAAATTGATTAATCCGATTGATGTTGATGATATGCACAATCTCATTGCAAGAAGTTATTTGGTTTTAACAGACTCTGGTGGGCTTCAGGAAGAAGCACCGTCTTTGGGGAAACCCGTAGTTGTTCTGCGCGACACAACAGAAAGACCAGAAGCTGTTTTAGCAAACACAGTTGTAGTTGCAGGGACACAGAAAGAAAGGATAATTCAGATTGTTACAAAACTCTTAACAGATGAAGAAGAGTATCTTAAGATGGCAAAAGCTATAAACCCTTATGGTGATGGAAATGCCTCAAAAAGAATAAAAGAAGCACTTTTATTTTATTTTGGGAAAAGCAGTAAAAAACCTGAGGAATTTTGTGGAAGCGATAAGTTTGTGTAAGAAATGTGCTTTAAAAATGGCAATTTGTTGCCGATTATATCTTTGAAAAACACAAATTCTAAGTGTGTTTTAAGGTGGGATAAAAAATGTTTAAAAACATAAAAAGAGTGGTTTCTATTTTAATTTTGATTTCATTTTTATTTTCCAACTTTAACATTCAATCATTTTCACAAACCCTTTCAACATCTTTGAATATAACTGTGCAAAGAGATAATAGTGGAGTTTATAAAATAACAAGAAATTCTATTTCTATAATATGGAATCCCATTGAAGATGCAGTATTATATGAAGTTTACGCTGCATTTTCAAATTCCCAGGTAGATTTTCAAACGGTAACCCAGAATACATACTGCGATATAACAGGGCTCAAAAGCGCCACAGTGTATAAAATAACTGTAGTTGCCAAAAATGAAGATGAACAGATTATAACTTCGCAATCAATTTATGTTATAACAGAGTTTAAACTTTATGCTCAGCCAGAACCAGACCCAGAAAAAGAAGAGGATGTACCTCTTGGCTCAGGCGGTGAACATCCAAAACTTTTAATAACCTTTAACAAAATCAATGTATCGGATGATTTTCAACCAGACATTGGATTTAGGGGTTACAACATTTTTGTAGGAAAAAGCCAAACAGCATCAGATGCTAATCAGTATTATGTTGATAATAATACAAATGAAATTTACAAGTATCAAAAGGAAAACAATATTACAATTCCTATAAAGCTTTATAAAGAAGGTGTTCAGCAATTTGCGCAGGAAATCAACCAAACAGTAAATATGACTGTTTATGACAAGTATGACGGAATTGACACATATGAACTTGTGCCAGGTACGATGTATTACATTCTTATGAATCCGAAAATGGATAGTACAAAAGTGATTTACAAGCCTCTTACAAACATTGCATGTCCTACGCTTATGCAGGTCAGTGCTGCAAAGATAGGTGAGATAGAAAAAGATGGGAAGACTTTAGCTTTAGTAAGAGTTCAGTGGCGAGGTGTTGACCCTGGAAACTACAAACAAGATGAGATAAGATATCGTGCATATTATGCGACAAGCGCGAATGAGCTTCCGAGGGACAACCTTCCACCACAAAACATATTTGCAACAACCTCATATAACCAGAACGAAGCATACATTCCTGGTCTTTCTATGACCACAAAATACTATTACATAAGAGTAGAAGCCATTTTTGCAGATGGTACACGAATTCCTTCTGCTCTCATAAAAGTTTCTGTTACAGAGCTTGGTGATATTCCACCAACACCTAAAAACTGCAGAGCTGAAACTATTTCACAGACAGAGATTGAGGTTTCGTTTGATAAACCAGTTTCAGACGACTCAAGTTATGTATATCAGATTTGGATTTCAACAGAATATAAAGATGTTCTTGATGCAAGTGGAAATCCTACTGTGTACAAGCTTGTGTACACTACTTCTTCATATGACCCAAACACAGATGGTTTTTTGCCAAGTGATTTAATTTTAGATGGCACAAGGTATAGATATAAAATATCAAATCTTCTACCAAATACAGTTTACTATTTCAAGATTAGAATAATAAATACTACTAACCAGAAAAAGTCTGATTTTTCACTTATATTTGTTGGGACAACAAAACCTGTTGCCATTTTAAACGTGCCACCTGTTGATGACAATTTTGTAAGACAAATTGTGACTTCTGAGACAGGTATAAGAATTTATGTGTATCAGGACGACCTGTTATCAAGAGTTCATCAAGCTGTAGTGGATTATGTGTCGCAATCAGCTTATTTTTCTGGGAATCTTACAGTCTCCGAAAAGGTATACTATCAGGTATATGTTTGTGAGTCATCTTGGGACGAAAAGAATGTGAAGATTTATTTTGAGCTGCCATCAGAGAATATTTCAAATTACATTGATATATCAAACCTCAAAAGTAATACTCCTTATTATATCAGATTTAAAGTAAGAGTTTATCTTGACAAAGACTATCTTTCAGAATTTAGTAAGGCATATGTTGCTTTAACAAAACCTCAACAGGTGCCACCTACTATTTCACAGCCAGAGATTCCTAAAAATTTCATGATTGCACCTGAGGATGATGCTGTAACACAAACCTCTGTTAAACTCAGATGGGATACAAAACCGGGTCAGTCATATGTCATTTTGCAAACTTCAAAACCTTTAGATAGCAATAACCTCAGTATAGACGAGGTCAAGGATTACTTTGTTAAAATACTCAGGCAAAAGGTTGAAATCTACAGGCAGGTATCTGATTCAGCTTTTGTGGTTGAACAGGTTGTGTATGACGTATATTCGCAAAACTCGCCTGTTGGTGCAAAGATATATATTGATGTCACAACTCCGGTGACATTTAAAAACCTTGCTCCAAACACACTATACTATTTTTCTATAAAAGCTATAGAAAATGGCAGAGAGTCGCTTTGGGGAAGCATTGCCGTGACAACATCATCAATTGAAAAGCCTGAAAATTTGATGATAATATCAAGAGATTCGAGTGGACATGGACTAACAATTCAATGGAATGGCAATCCAAATTATGGTTATCAGATTTTTATAAGACAAGAAAATACCACTGTGTATAGTTTGGTATATTCTGGTTCGATTTCGCCAGTTTCTATAGTGTCGTCAAAAGTTGCTGTATATAAATATTACATTGGTAATTTAAGCTCCAATACATTGTATTATATCAGAGTAAGAAGCATTCATATTCCAAGTGGAAAGGTTTCAATTTTTGCAGAGGTTTTAGCGAGAACAGTTTTTAACCAGAGCGACTTTGAAAATCAGCAGCAAAAGCTCAAAGAAGAAGAACAAAACAGAATAAGGGATATTCAAAATCAGAAACAGGTTACTATTGTACTTGAAAATAGTTCTGATAAGTACTATCTTTATATCAATGACCAAAACGCATTGGATGAAATTCAGCGAATCAATTCGAACGAGTTTGTTATAGACTTTACAAAAGCTCTTTATTCTTCTGCTAAAGGGCAGGTTTTGTTTTCATACAAGGTAGCAGATGCGCTTGAGAAGTTGCAGAAGAATTTTGTTTTGAGATACAAAAGTAGTATGTTAAAACTTCCACCGGGTGCTTTGAATGTTTCTGAAATTGAAAATATTTCAAAAAGATATGGAATTGACAAAGGATTGGTGATGATTTTAATAGAACTTTCTTCAGTTTCTGTTTTGCCACCTTCATATGGGTATGACATTGACTCTGATGTGATGACATTTAAGGTAACTGCCAGATATTACCAAAATGATGAACAAGTTGTATCAAGCTTTGCAAAACCTGTGAATATTACATTGAAGCTTGCAAGTTTGTCTGGTCAAGCAAACCAAACAAGGGCTGTATATGATTTTTCGAATAGCAGCTTTGTAACCAGTTTTTCAACTGACAGTCTTTCAAACAGTATAACTTTTAATGTTGAAAAGCCTGGCACATTTGGAGTGCTGAAAACTCAGACTGTGTCAAGTTACACTCTCAGCAAGTACAAAGATGATATAGCATATGTTGTTCAAAAATACAACTTAAATGAACTTTACAATGACTTTAATAAGAACCTTTCACAGGATTATGCAACCAAACTTATAACAAGAGTATTTGGTATTGATGTTGATAAAGTCAGAAACGGGAATCTGACAAGGCAAGAAGCGATATATATCCTGGCGAGGGTGTATGAACAGAAGACATCATCTTCGATTGACAACGTTGTTATTACAAAGTCAACAAGCTTTGTGCCCGATGGGAGGTACAAAAAGTTTATCCTTGCTATGATGTCGCTTGGGATTGTAGATAACGATTTTGACCCTTATGAGACAATAAAGCTTGATGAGTTTGTTCACTATATAGTTAATCTTGAAAAGATTTTGAAATATTAAAAAATGGGTGAGTGACAAGATGAAATCCATCGCAATTAAAGTAGTTTCGATTTTCCTTTTAATATCTTTTTTGATTGCTTTGGTTCCCCAAAATCTAATAGCACAGCCTGCAATTGTTCTTCCTGCACCTCAGGGTTTGAATATAGCAGTTGTAAATAATCTTCCGAGGATGGAAGTAGCTCAGGATGGAACTATAACACTTTATTTTTCTTGGCAATACAGTTATTCTGACTTTGATTACTTTGAGCTGTATCTTGGTGATGACCCTACAAGATTTCCTTATGGATATACCATATACAAAAACGACCCAAACCTCACAGGCTCAAACGGGAGCTATACCTATAAGGTTCAAAGTCTTCCAAACGGGCAAAAGATTCCAAGCGGGACAATTTTTTATGCCAAGATAAGAAGTGTGAGGGTTTTGCAGGAGCAGACGGGAAGTGTTGTTTATTACTCTTCATATTCAAACACTATTATGTTTTTGACACCTATCTTTGTTGAATGTTATACAAATGCTGAAGATGCCATTGACATAGTCTGGGACGATGTTTACTATTCTGGCAAGAGAATAGATTATGACATATATTTATCAAAGGACATAAGTTTTACAACACCAACAAAGTATCAGATTGATGGTGACAGGATAACCCTTCTTCAAAGCCAAAAACCGGGTGGAAGAGTTGAAATTCTGCCGGGCAGGAAACTCAAATATACAGCAGCAGGACTTTCGCCAAGCAGCCTTTACTATGTAAAAGTTTTACCGAGAAATTTGCCTCAAGAGGTAATCTGGCGTGACCCACAGACATACACACCACCAAATATTAGGGTAATTGGTGAGGCGGCAACATACATTCAGGCAGAGGCTCAGAGGATTGCTGACAATGTTGTGTGGCTCAGATGGGCAAAAGTGTCAATAGCTGAGAATGACTATGAGATTTACAAAGGTAGCAAAGACCAGATACCTACTTTGATTGGTACGGTTTCGGCAAACGAGTTTTTTGCTGTTGTGAGCTTAACAGACGATGTATTTTTCAGGATACAGGTTGATGTCTTTGATAGTTTCGGCAGAAAGGTGTCTATCAGGTCAAAAGACCTGTATGTTCATCCATATACACTGCCTTTTGCACCACCTGCAGCAGAAAATTTAACAGCTTTCCCAAAATCTCAAGATACAATCTCTTTGCGGTTCAAAATACCAACCGACAAAGAGGTTGTGTATGATTTTTATTACAAAAAGTATTCGGATAGCAATGCTGATTTTTCTCTCTATGTATCCAATTATCAGATGAAAAGTTCTGATGAGGAAAAGGATGAGAACAATCTTCCCACAGGATATTATAGGTTTGACATCACAGGTCTTGAAAAAAACACTGTTTATGTTTTGAAGGTTGTGGTGAAGAAGAGGTTTTATGATTATGAACAGGGGACATACATTTACAAGGAATCAACCCCTGCTTTGACAATTTCATATACACTGTCAGGCGACATAACTCCGCCAACCACTCCAACCCTTTTGTCTGTTGTGTATACAACTTACGACTCTGTAATTTTGTCATGGCAGCCTATAAATATTGCAGGTGTCCAGCCACCGACTGTGGACAGGAGCATCTTTTATGAGGTCAACTATGCAGTGTACCAGGATGGAATGGATATTACTAATCCAGAAAATCTTGATATAACAGGTTTTCAAAAGATAATACTTTCTGACTATCAGGTAGATCAAACGGGCAAGATAGTTTTCAGGGTAAGCAGTCTTTTGCCAAACACAAGGTATGTATTTTTTGTAAGAGCGGTGAGAAAGATTGACAGTAGCGTTTATTATTCACTACCATCTAATGTTGTAATGGCAACAACGCTAATAAAGTATAAAGTGCCGCTGCCTCCTACTGTTCCAGTTGTTGAAAATTTGAACGTTGTGACAACAACGTATAACTCTGCCCTGCTTTCATGGAGCTACATAGAGAATGTATATTTTGAAATTCAGGTATCAGAAGACATCAAAAACGCAAATGCCTGGCAGGTTGTATCTGACAGTTTTAAACCATCTATAAAAGAGGTTGATTACACCACCGGCCTTTGTTATTTCACAGTTCAAAACTTGAAACCTGATACTCTTTACTATTTTAGGGTAAGAGCATATATAATCAAAGACAATCAGAAAGTGTATTCAGAGTTTAGCAGTCCTGTTTTTGCCAGGACACAAAAGGTACCACCTCCAAAAACACCAATTGCTTTTGGTATAAAAGAGTATGGAAAGGATTATGCCATTTTTGTTTGGGAGATTGCCGAGACAGGAAGAAAATATGTCATAGAGATAGCTGACAATATTTCATTTTCAAACTCCCAGAAATACACAACCGACACAGATGCGACAGAGTATAAAGTAACAGGCTTGAAACCCAACACAAGGTACTGGGCAAGACTTTTTGCTATAGCTTCTGACGGTCAGCTATCCCAGTCAACTGAAATTATCTCTTTTGTAACCAAAAAGGATGTGAGCGAGTACACAGGTGTGTTTGATACTGTACAGGACACAACTCCGCCATTTGTGACAGTAGAGGACCCTGCAAGTGGCAGGATGATAATAGAGATTACCTATAGATATGTCAATGAGTCTTTGGACTCAAAGCCTGTTTTAATTGATTTTACAAAGAGAACAAGTTCATCTATTTTTCAGTTTGTGATAAAAATAAGATACGATGTTTTAAAAGCACTTGTTAAGCTCAATAAAGATTGCTTTGTCACATTAGATGGAGCGTCTTCGCAGTTCAATTTTGCTTCCATCGACAGTAGCGACATAAATAAACTGACAGTGTCTGGCGTATCACCCTCAAGTATTTATACTGAACTGATATTTATAAGAGCATCTGACAAATATAACGTTAAAGATGCTATCTCTGAAGTGTATGATATCAGATACACAGCTTCAAGCCTGACAAAGCAGATTGGAATATCATATTTTCCAATGCCAATTAAAATTTCACTCATAAACAGAGAGCCGTGGTCTGCTGCGATACCATATGTTTTTGATTTGACCTCTCTTTCTTGGAAAGAACCAGAAAACGCTGTGTTTGCAAGTGACAATAAAAGTGTGACCTTTAATTTGCAAACACCTCAGGCAGTTGTGATTGTAAGAAAAGGCTTTTACAGAGATATAATTTCAAGCAGCTATGCAACAAAACTTTACAATCTTTTTAAGACTATTGCCAGCGATGATACAAGCGATACAATAGGAATAAAAAACGCTGTGTCAAAACAGGAACTTGCCTCTTTTTTGGTATATTTTGCAGAGAAGAAGAGACTCTACAGGTTTGAGATAATTGATGAGTATATTAAAAAAGCGTACAAGGCAGGACTAATTGAAAATACTCAGGACAATTCTTTTCTGACAAAAGAAGCTGCTGTAGATATGATAGTAAAGTTTTATGAGATTTACACTGGCAATGAAATCTCAGCAGACAATGTTACATGGACAAAACTTTCTGCCAGCGACAAATATATTTTGTCATTGAAAAAAGCATACAAGATGGGTTGGCTTTTTGATTATGTTACCTTCAATCCCAAAGAAACAGCCACAAGAGAATATGTTTTAGCCTTTTTCTATTACGTTGTTTCAAGTATGTAATAAAAAATATTGTTGACAAGAAGGTGATAAAGCAAGATGAAAGGTTTTCAAAAAGCTCTAATTTGTTTGATTTTAGCGGCAGTCATTTTATGGCAACAAAAAATTTTTGCAGCAGATGTATTTTGTAGGGTTGAATACTACGTTAATGGAACGAACAATATGCAAGTTGTGCTATATTCAAAGACAAACAAGAGCTACTATGTAAAGGGATTTACAAGAGATTCAGATAGACAGCTAACAGTTTATTTTTCTGACAAAAAAACTTTTTCGTCTGAGTCAAATTCGGTTTTGATTCCGCAGAGCATGTTTATCCTGCCGGTTAGAGTAATTCTTATGCCTTCTGATGGTTCTTTGCTGTTTAGTGACATTAAAAATTCACCATACAAAGACCATATTTTATATCTTGCAAGTATTGGAAAGATTGATGGATATAAAGATGGTACTTTTAGACCGAAAAATATTGTTACCCGTCAGGAGTTTGTAAAGTTTTTTGTAAATGTATTTGATATAAAAATAGAAAAGAACATCAAAAAGTATTCTTTTTCAGATATTCAAAACTGCTGGGCAAAATCTGAGATAGAAACTCTTTATAAGATGGGAATTATCACAGGGATAAAAGATAAACAAAATAGGCTCGTTTTCAAGCCAAACGATGGAGTTACGTATGAGCAGGCATTTGCAATTTTGGCAAGGTATCTTAAACTTAAATCTACCTCAAAAAATGATTATAAGTCGTGGGCGAATCAGTATATAAATGCTTTTGTGGACAATCGACTTATAAATGCCGACGAGATAAAAGGTTTAAAATTAAATAGTTTTGCAACAAGAGAGTG from Caldicellulosiruptor kronotskyensis 2002 encodes the following:
- a CDS encoding S-layer homology domain-containing protein; protein product: MKGFQKALICLILAAVILWQQKIFAADVFCRVEYYVNGTNNMQVVLYSKTNKSYYVKGFTRDSDRQLTVYFSDKKTFSSESNSVLIPQSMFILPVRVILMPSDGSLLFSDIKNSPYKDHILYLASIGKIDGYKDGTFRPKNIVTRQEFVKFFVNVFDIKIEKNIKKYSFSDIQNCWAKSEIETLYKMGIITGIKDKQNRLVFKPNDGVTYEQAFAILARYLKLKSTSKNDYKSWANQYINAFVDNRLINADEIKGLKLNSFATREWVAYILSKAVFK